One window of the Pseudomonas sp. S04 genome contains the following:
- a CDS encoding hydrolase, translating into MSTPANFNNQRPVIDPSNAVMLLIDHQSGLFQTVGDMPMPELRLRAAALAKMASLAKIPVITTASVPQGPNGPLIPEIHENAPHAQYVARKGEINAWDNPEFVAAVKATGKKQLIIAGTITSVCMAFPAISAVYDGYQVFAVVDASGTYSKMAQEITLARVVQAGVVPMDTGAVASEIQKSWNRDDAQQWAEVYTKIFPAYQLLIESYMRAQDVAKNNEVLDSQRK; encoded by the coding sequence ATGAGTACCCCGGCGAACTTCAATAACCAAAGACCCGTCATTGATCCTTCCAATGCCGTCATGCTGTTGATCGACCACCAGAGTGGTCTGTTCCAGACCGTGGGCGATATGCCGATGCCCGAGCTACGCCTGCGTGCTGCGGCGTTGGCTAAAATGGCGTCCCTGGCCAAGATCCCGGTCATTACCACGGCCTCTGTGCCGCAAGGCCCGAATGGTCCATTGATCCCTGAGATTCATGAAAATGCTCCTCACGCCCAATATGTGGCGCGCAAGGGTGAGATCAATGCTTGGGACAACCCCGAATTTGTGGCTGCAGTGAAAGCCACGGGCAAGAAGCAACTCATCATCGCCGGCACCATCACTAGCGTGTGCATGGCGTTCCCGGCAATCAGCGCCGTGTATGACGGTTATCAGGTCTTCGCTGTGGTGGATGCGTCCGGCACCTACAGCAAAATGGCCCAGGAAATTACGCTCGCCCGAGTGGTCCAGGCCGGTGTGGTGCCGATGGATACCGGTGCTGTTGCATCTGAGATACAAAAATCCTGGAACCGCGACGATGCACAACAATGGGCTGAGGTGTACACCAAGATTTTCCCGGCCTATCAGTTACTGATCGAAAGCTACATGAGGGCTCAAGACGTAGCAAAAAACAATGAAGTGCTGGATTCCCAGCGCAAGTAA
- a CDS encoding LysR substrate-binding domain-containing protein: MIDLNELFLYAKVVEHAGFAPAGRALNMPKSTLSRRVSQLEMRLGVRLIQRSTRQFQVTDIGQAYYRHCVAMMAEAESAEDVIEQSRSEPRGVIRLSCTTPLLNFWVAPLLGKFMAQCPSVELYVKSFNRRVDVISEGYDIALSLCFPPLESSDLVMRVLARSPQVLVASPVFMQRYPRLELPTDLVDLPSIHWGAPLPNYNWHLNGPNGATALISHIPRLVSDDMAVLKSAVLQGVGIASMPLTVVREEIADGRLLTLIPQWKPDEGVITAVFPSRRGLLPSVRSLIDYLANSFEHNDQ; this comes from the coding sequence GTGATTGATCTCAATGAACTCTTTCTGTACGCAAAAGTGGTGGAACATGCCGGCTTCGCTCCGGCAGGTCGCGCCCTCAACATGCCAAAATCCACCTTGAGTCGACGGGTCAGTCAGTTGGAGATGCGGCTGGGCGTACGCCTTATTCAGCGCTCGACCAGGCAATTCCAGGTTACCGATATCGGTCAGGCCTATTACCGCCATTGCGTGGCCATGATGGCGGAAGCTGAGTCGGCGGAAGATGTCATCGAACAGAGCCGGTCAGAGCCCCGAGGGGTGATTCGCCTGAGTTGCACCACGCCACTGCTGAATTTCTGGGTAGCCCCACTACTGGGCAAGTTCATGGCGCAATGCCCTTCGGTGGAACTCTATGTAAAGAGTTTCAACCGAAGGGTTGATGTCATCAGCGAGGGATATGACATCGCCTTGAGCTTATGTTTTCCACCGCTGGAAAGTAGTGACTTGGTCATGAGAGTCCTGGCCAGGAGTCCACAGGTACTGGTTGCCAGCCCGGTTTTCATGCAGCGCTATCCACGGTTGGAACTACCGACGGACCTGGTGGATCTTCCAAGTATCCACTGGGGAGCACCGCTGCCGAATTACAACTGGCACTTGAACGGCCCCAACGGGGCCACCGCACTCATCAGCCATATTCCGCGCTTGGTCAGCGACGATATGGCAGTACTGAAAAGTGCAGTGCTTCAGGGGGTCGGCATTGCCAGCATGCCGTTGACCGTGGTCCGGGAAGAAATCGCCGACGGTCGTTTGTTGACGCTCATTCCACAATGGAAGCCCGATGAAGGGGTGATCACCGCCGTATTCCCCTCGCGCCGAGGCCTACTGCCTTCCGTACGCTCGCTAATTGACTATCTCGCCAATTCATTTGAGCACAATGATCAATAA
- a CDS encoding pirin-like C-terminal cupin domain-containing protein, with product MLRARPAGAKPACSTTFAYRKSSLRSITRGLDRSIFETVKSNPATTGIQPRRLRFVPSGLLATVLLCTGRIDEPLVGHGPFVMISEVEIVQAIADFNNGYVEQTPLIILQCHCLALRNLSAARPSFLKGARYEYPGELQ from the coding sequence ATGTTGAGGGCGCGACCTGCCGGAGCGAAGCCGGCATGTTCCACCACTTTTGCGTACAGAAAGAGTTCATTGAGATCAATCACTCGAGGCCTCGATCGTTCCATTTTTGAGACTGTGAAGTCTAATCCAGCCACTACCGGCATCCAACCTCGACGACTAAGGTTCGTTCCCTCAGGTCTTTTGGCAACCGTCCTGCTCTGCACAGGGCGAATCGATGAGCCCCTGGTTGGCCATGGTCCTTTTGTCATGATTAGCGAAGTAGAAATAGTCCAGGCCATCGCCGACTTCAACAACGGCTATGTTGAACAGACCCCCTTGATCATTTTGCAGTGTCATTGCTTGGCATTGCGAAACCTGTCGGCCGCGAGGCCGTCTTTTCTCAAAGGAGCACGTTATGAGTACCCCGGCGAACTTCAATAA